The nucleotide sequence CTGCCCGCCGGAGAGCTCGCCGATCAGTTTCCCCCGCAGGTCCGACACTTCCATCCGCTCCATGGCATGCTCGATATGGCGGCGGTCGTCATCGTGCCAGCGCTTGTCCCATCCGATCCCGGAGATGCGCCCCATGCTGACGACCTCTTCCACCGTACCGGGAAAGAGGCGGTCCGTCTGGGTCACCTGCTGGGGGACATAGCCCACCTGTTTCCAGCGGCGGAACTGCTTTTGCGGTTCGCCGAAGAGCCGGATCGTGCCCTCTGTGGGTTTTTGCAGGCCCAGCAGCAGGCGGACCAGGGTCGTCTTGCCGCCGCCGTTTGGACCGATCACGGCGCAGTACTCCCCCTGCAGTACCTTCAGCGACACGTCCGAGAGGATTGTCTGCCCGCCGACACTGTATCCCAGATGTTCCACCTCGAAAACGGCGGGTTCGAAGGTCATCGACACTCCAATGCGTCATGCAGTTTCAGGAGGTTGGCATTCATCAGGCGAAAATAGTCCGCACCGATCTCGTCGGCGGTAATGTTCGCCAGCGGCTGCAGCACATCCACACGCACGCCCGTCTCCGCCGCGAGCGACGCCACCAGCTTGTCACTGACAAACGATTCGTAAAAGAGGGTCTTGATGCCGTGTTCGCGTACCGTATCGGTGAGTTGCGCCATCGTTTTCGCATTGGGCATCGTATCCGGAGAGAGTCCGGTAACGGCCTCGACATGGAATCCGTACCGCTCGGCAAGATAGCCGAAGGCGTTGTGGCTGACGACGATCGTGTCCAGCCCGCAGCCGCTCAGGCGTTTGCGGTAAAGGGTGTCAAGCGTCTCAAGCCGTTTGATATAGGCAGCGCCGCGTTCCCGGAGTTTCCCGGCATCCAGCCCGGGGAATGCCGAAGTGAACAGTTGTTCTGATGCCTTGACAAGCGCTATCATATTGTCGATGTCGAGCCAGTAGTGCGGATCGGCACCGTGATGATCGTCATCGTGCGTCTCTGCCGCTTCGTCGTGGTGCGCATGCCCCCCTTCGTGCAGCCGGACGTACCGGCTCATATCCTTCGCGTTGCCGAAGGATTCGAAAGGTTCGGCCCAGGGTTCGAGGCCGGCACCGCTGTAGAGAAACAGCCGGCACTTCTCTACCCGGATCATATCCTGCGGCGTCGCTTCAAAGGTGTGGACATCCCGGCCGAACGGGATCAGCATCGCCACCTCGGCATCCTGCTCCAGCAGGTGGCGGGCGATGTCATAGAGCGCAAACGTCGTCACGACGACATCCGCTTTGCCGGCCTGCACCTTTTTTGCGGGCACGGCGACCACCAGGGCCACCACCAAAACGATTAACAGTACCAGCAAAACAATGATCGCTTTTTTCAAAATCTCTCCACGGCTTTCTTCCCCGAATTATAGCGAAGCTTCCCGTCCCATTAAAGAATGGGGTTTTTTTCGCTATAATTCGCCACTTTAAAGCGAATGATTAAGGATAACAATGACTTCTTTCTTGCTGATCGTCCAGGTTGTACTGGTGATCCTGCTGACCATCGTCGTACTGCTGCAGAAGAGCTCCAGCATCGGCCTGGGAGCCTACAGCGGTTCCAATGAATCCGTCTTCGGTGCCAAGGGTCCGGGAAGTTTCCTGGCAAAAACAACGTTCTTCTTCGGCTTCCTTTTCGTTGCCAATACGATTGCCCTGGGGTACTTCTACGCGCAGGCCGCCAACAAATCCGTCGTTGATGAGATCGTCACACCGGTGACGGCGGCAGCCCCGGCTGCAGCGGAGAGTACGGTTGCCCCTGCAGC is from Sulfurimonas sp. HSL-1656 and encodes:
- the secG gene encoding preprotein translocase subunit SecG is translated as MTSFLLIVQVVLVILLTIVVLLQKSSSIGLGAYSGSNESVFGAKGPGSFLAKTTFFFGFLFVANTIALGYFYAQAANKSVVDEIVTPVTAAAPAAAESTVAPAAPAAEANASN
- a CDS encoding metal ABC transporter ATP-binding protein, translating into MTFEPAVFEVEHLGYSVGGQTILSDVSLKVLQGEYCAVIGPNGGGKTTLVRLLLGLQKPTEGTIRLFGEPQKQFRRWKQVGYVPQQVTQTDRLFPGTVEEVVSMGRISGIGWDKRWHDDDRRHIEHAMERMEVSDLRGKLIGELSGGQRQRVMIARALASEPKVLILDEPNTGVDQPSQQRFYALLRQLNRDERLTILFVTHDVGVIADDIARVFTVNQRLSTCNDPKTLLSCEGMSELYGIDAHLLSAHHRH
- a CDS encoding metal ABC transporter substrate-binding protein, with amino-acid sequence MKKAIIVLLVLLIVLVVALVVAVPAKKVQAGKADVVVTTFALYDIARHLLEQDAEVAMLIPFGRDVHTFEATPQDMIRVEKCRLFLYSGAGLEPWAEPFESFGNAKDMSRYVRLHEGGHAHHDEAAETHDDDHHGADPHYWLDIDNMIALVKASEQLFTSAFPGLDAGKLRERGAAYIKRLETLDTLYRKRLSGCGLDTIVVSHNAFGYLAERYGFHVEAVTGLSPDTMPNAKTMAQLTDTVREHGIKTLFYESFVSDKLVASLAAETGVRVDVLQPLANITADEIGADYFRLMNANLLKLHDALECR